One stretch of Acropora muricata isolate sample 2 chromosome 12, ASM3666990v1, whole genome shotgun sequence DNA includes these proteins:
- the LOC136893266 gene encoding zinc finger protein 271-like has product MSKERMSKERIHTGEKPFKCQQCEKYFRGAGDLKRHERIHTGEKPFKCKHCEKCFNQRVILKIHERIHTGEKPFKCKQCDKCFRDRRSLKDHERVHTGEKPFKCKQCEKCFNQRGSLKIHERIHNGEKPFKCRQCDKCFREGRSLKYHETVHTGEKPFKCKQCEKCFNQRGSLKVHERIHTGEKPFKCKHCDKCFNQRGSLKIHERIHTGEKPFKCRQCDKCFKEVRTLKYHERVHTGEKPYKCKQCEKYFRRTEHLKSHERIHTKEKSDKCNHCNKCFSSAQSLRKHDGVHSSEKSGEKEPRPQSGGIKESARKDDNNTCDLGIHRPCTIQEECLNQNEEYICWICQEKLNSEKLLSKHYQDHIALLP; this is encoded by the coding sequence ATGTCAAAAGAAAGGATGTCAAaggaaagaattcacactggagaaaagccttttaaatgcCAACAATGTGAGAAATATTTTAGGGGAGCAGGAGATTTAAAAAGACACGagagaattcacactggagagaagccttttaaatgcaaacattgtgagaaatgttttaatcaacgaGTGATTTTAAAAatccatgaaagaattcacactggagagaagccttttaaatgcaaacaatgtgacaaatgttttaGGGATCGAAGAAGTTTAAAAGATCATGAAAGAGTTCatactggagagaagccttttaaatgcaaacaatgtgagaaatgttttaatcaacgaggaagtttaaaaatccatgaaagaattcacaatggagagaagccttttaaatgcagacaatgtgacaaatgttttaGGGAAGGAAGAAGTTTAAAATATCATGAAACagttcacactggagagaaaccttttaaatgcaaacaatgtgagaaatgttttaatcaacgaGGAAGTTTAAAAgtccatgaaagaattcacactggagagaagccttttaaatgcaaacattgtgacaaatgttttaatcaacgaGGAAGTTTAAAAATCCACGAAAGAATTCatactggagagaagccttttaaatgcagacaatgtgacaaatgtttCAAGGAAGTAAGAACTTTGAAATATCATGAAAGagttcacactggagagaagccttataaatgcaaacaatgtgagaAATATTTTAGGCGAACAGAACATTTAAAGagccatgaaagaattcacacgaAAGAGAAGTCTGATAAATGCAACCATTGTAACAAGTGCTTTAGCAGTGCTCAAAGTTTAAGGAAGCATGATGGAGTCCATTCTAGTGAGAAGTCTGGTGAAAAAGAGCCACGTCCACAATCTGGTGGTATAAAAGAAAGTGCCAGGAAAGATGATAATAATACATGTGACTTGGGGATACATCGTCCCTGTACCATCCAAGAAGAGTGTTTAAACCAGAATGAAGAATACATTTGTTGGATTTGTCAAGAGAAGTTAAACAGTGAGAAGCTTCTTtctaagcattaccaagatcaTATTGCACTGTTGCCGTAG